From a single Vibrio tubiashii genomic region:
- the ampD gene encoding 1,6-anhydro-N-acetylmuramyl-L-alanine amidase AmpD gives MIDENGWYNKARHVPSPFFDHRTDTTDISLLVVHNISLPPGQFGGPYIEQFFTGQLDPNDHPFFEVIHNMGVSAHCLIRRDGEVVQFVPFTARAWHAGVSSFAGRDKCNDYSIGIELEGSDYVAYTDEQYQALTELTKQIQVSYPKITLPRITGHQYIAPLRKTDPGLVFDWGRFRGGLRP, from the coding sequence ATGATCGATGAAAATGGTTGGTACAACAAAGCTAGACATGTACCTTCACCTTTTTTTGACCACAGAACAGACACTACAGACATTTCGCTTTTGGTTGTGCATAACATCAGCTTACCGCCGGGTCAGTTTGGTGGTCCGTATATTGAACAGTTTTTTACTGGGCAACTAGACCCGAATGATCATCCGTTCTTTGAAGTGATCCATAATATGGGTGTTTCGGCTCATTGCTTAATCAGACGTGATGGGGAGGTAGTTCAGTTTGTACCGTTTACTGCAAGGGCATGGCACGCAGGTGTTTCGAGCTTTGCCGGGCGAGATAAGTGCAATGACTATTCGATCGGCATTGAGTTAGAGGGCAGTGACTACGTTGCCTACACAGATGAGCAATACCAAGCGTTAACGGAGCTCACCAAGCAGATTCAAGTCAGCTACCCGAAAATCACCTTACCGCGCATTACTGGCCACCAATACATTGCGCCACTGCGCAAAACCGATCCGGGTTTGGTGTTTGATTGGGGAAGGTTTAGGGGCGGGCTGCGCCCTTAG
- the nadC gene encoding carboxylating nicotinate-nucleotide diphosphorylase, with protein sequence MKNTHNSQERLEYLKQQLPLEISRAVADTIKEDLGGTLDPAADITASLIPADAHNEATIITREHGVFCGKAWADEVFKQLGGEVKIEWNVEDGDKVAPNQVLCTLSGPSRALLTGERNAMNFIQTLSGCATAVAEYAEKIEGTGCRLLDTRKTIPGLRSALKYAVACGGGFNHRIGVFDAYLIKENHIIANGGISQTIKTAKELNPGKPVEVETESLIELQEAIEAGADIIMLDNFTTDMMREAVKINAGRAALENSGNVTLETIREYAETGVDYISVGALTKHLKAMDLSMRFK encoded by the coding sequence ATGAAAAACACACACAATAGCCAAGAACGTCTCGAATATTTGAAACAGCAACTTCCTTTAGAGATCTCCCGCGCTGTCGCGGATACCATCAAGGAAGATCTGGGTGGTACTCTAGACCCTGCCGCAGATATTACCGCAAGTCTAATCCCAGCAGATGCACACAACGAGGCAACCATTATCACTCGTGAACATGGTGTTTTTTGCGGCAAAGCTTGGGCTGACGAAGTATTTAAACAGCTAGGCGGCGAAGTAAAGATTGAGTGGAATGTAGAAGATGGCGATAAAGTAGCGCCTAATCAAGTACTGTGTACACTTTCAGGCCCATCTCGTGCTCTTCTTACTGGTGAGCGCAATGCGATGAACTTTATTCAAACGCTTTCTGGTTGTGCAACGGCCGTGGCTGAATACGCTGAGAAAATTGAAGGCACAGGTTGTCGCCTACTTGATACCCGCAAAACCATTCCTGGCCTGCGTAGCGCACTGAAATATGCGGTAGCCTGTGGTGGTGGTTTTAACCATCGTATTGGTGTGTTTGACGCTTACCTAATCAAAGAGAACCACATTATTGCTAATGGTGGTATTTCTCAAACCATTAAAACAGCCAAAGAGCTCAATCCTGGCAAACCGGTTGAAGTCGAAACAGAGAGCCTTATAGAACTGCAAGAAGCGATTGAAGCAGGTGCCGATATCATTATGCTCGACAACTTCACCACCGATATGATGCGTGAAGCAGTAAAAATTAACGCAGGCCGCGCTGCACTAGAAAACTCGGGCAATGTGACGCTAGAGACTATCCGCGAATACGCTGAGACTGGCGTTGACTATATCTCGGTTGGTGCACTAACTAAACACCTAAAGGCGATGGATTTATCCATGCGCTTTAAATAA
- a CDS encoding pilin → MQSLQSRKTKGFTLIELMIVVAVIGVLAAIAVPQYQNYVKKGALGSALASATAYKTIVEDSIAIDGTFPSISQAFAIGTINATSGAIATGTDTNDIVASITQGSGKGQTVTLKRNAKGEWNCTLSSTVTISGCS, encoded by the coding sequence ATGCAAAGTTTACAAAGCCGCAAAACCAAAGGCTTTACCTTAATTGAGTTGATGATTGTGGTTGCCGTAATTGGCGTTCTAGCAGCAATTGCAGTGCCTCAATATCAAAACTACGTAAAAAAAGGAGCATTAGGCTCAGCGTTAGCATCGGCTACTGCCTATAAAACAATTGTTGAAGACTCCATTGCCATTGACGGCACTTTTCCGAGCATTTCACAGGCTTTTGCTATTGGCACTATTAACGCAACTTCAGGTGCAATTGCTACAGGGACTGATACTAATGATATAGTTGCGTCAATTACTCAAGGCTCAGGTAAAGGCCAAACTGTAACGCTTAAGCGCAATGCCAAGGGAGAATGGAATTGTACCCTCTCCTCGACGGTAACAATATCTGGTTGCTCATAG